From the genome of Xyrauchen texanus isolate HMW12.3.18 chromosome 22, RBS_HiC_50CHRs, whole genome shotgun sequence, one region includes:
- the LOC127662705 gene encoding uncharacterized protein LOC127662705, which translates to MKIEYPKQFFPLETACQLCLGHPALAEAVLVTKKARIVSMMGLIENISTYHRICPQCNMVYRYQEWKDGLHNFDNHIFLTLELCLFLRENVTNHVSVSRVVDSLEGLRGEKFPPRNVIFHAYCHFEALCDTEYTYSCINCGFYPPVVVMDLHRKGVFKLAVSDLKAPLMTSTENMTLRVGVVRKLCKACNIDTKGSRLDLITRLKENMKSRQTYDKVFQSIWGASGGWSVILCPHGIVYSIKFNLRAESPRDFADLLLSWKHFPNVCVYDFARGLATHTNLRVPHSLPFQPFEGRLSDPTEENVKAARDGKLLVSLPWLHESVHCGEDNAHLVTGSSEHYVLYDRFHEQNATDPKDILRRIQLVPELKGWLNSQVAEQFFAKMRKSNYFFNNMTPSTHAFLMRSVIHRHNTSTNRALLERQLNSGCRLELVNTITLSTLGQAVIGDASKRRSTTVVAQASSATRSQLTPAEPRSTESIAAQPPTDEAQTQNVGPSHHCGQHCATLTAISNLRPCRTMWSAGGDHPLQEQLVSYVLDEGRPANEIMIKDGPTCLTRENLLSLGLNREMDSMVGNACLRLVKEMVELQGKKVFIMDLHIPPTWLPPLSCDPLGSLPVNSTEKDALIFPLWTQGHFLLCGLPLQHYGIDCGLFMVMYTWYITVEAAFDFTTSDMPYLRSWWCKDLLENLEIEGHGRRFAHFTQEGRKMGDGSLPPVFRVLRKRRYSTLVPTIPAKMLRVSQDGAVATDILQLPDDILQRILVFVVLQDGCSAIPRLALTCQRLNNIVSQEHFQQEAHFSWLDSVVNWKRLSERHRQMHRKPYTISICSRLQCSQLYKDCGAGYQGNGQRGVLLGFYSSDDNPGYCSWDCFLDDGGLEQ; encoded by the exons ATGAAGATTGAATACCCAAAGCAGTTCTTTCCTCTTGAGACAGCGTGCCAGTTATGCCTTGGACATCCTGCACTTGCAGAGGCTGTACTCGTTACCAAAAAAGCTAGGATTGTCAGCATGATGGGCTTGATAGAAA ACATTTCAACATACCATAGGATATGTCCACAGTGCAACATGGTGTATAGGTACCAGGAGTGGAAAGATGGTCTTCACAACTTTGATAACCATATTTTTCTCACCCTTGAACTTTGtctgtttctcagagaaaatgttaCT AACCATGTGTCTGTGTCAAGAGTTGTGGATTCATTGGAGGGGTTAAGAGGAGAGAAGTTTCCACCCAGGAATGTCATATTTCACGCCTATTGCCACTTTGAGGCTTTGTGCGACACAGAGTACACTTACTCCTGTATCAACTGTGGATTTTACCCACCTGTGGTAGTCATGGATTTACACAGGAAAGGGGTTTTCAAGCTGGCAG TCAGTGACCTCAAAGCACCCCTGATGACTTCAACGGAGAACATGACATTGAGA GTTGGAGTTGTGAGAAAATTGTGCAAAGCCTGCAACATCGACACCAAGGGCTCCCGCCTTGATCTCATAACAAGACTGAAGGAGAACATGAAGAGCAGACAAACATATGACAAGGTCTTCCAAAGCATATGGGGTGCATCTG GTGGATGGTCTGTAATACTTTGCCCACATGGCATTGTATACAGCATCAAATTTAATCTACGTGCTGAAAGTCCCAGGGACTTTGCAGACCTGTTACTCTCCTGGAAGCACTTTCCAAATGTCTGTGTTTATGATTTTGCAAGAGGTTTGGCGACACACACCAATTTGCGGGTTCCTCATTCACTGCCTTTCCAGCCTTTTGAGGGCAGActgtctgatcccacagaagagaaTGTGAAGGCAGCCAGGGATGGGAAATTGCTGGTATCACTGCCATGGCTACATGAAAGTGTGCACTGTGGGGAGGATAATGCTCATCTGGTCACTGGATCATCTGAGCACTATGTCTTATATGACCGCTTCCATGAGCAGAATGCCACAGATCCAAAGGACATACTACGCAGGATCCAACTTGTCCCTGAGCTGAAAGGGTGGTTGAATAGCCAAGTTGCTGAGCAGTTCTTTGCCAAAATGCGTAAAAGCAACTACTTCTTCAATAACATGACTCCATCAACCCATGCATTTCTTATGAGAAGTGTTATCCATCGTCATAACACCTCCACAAATAGAGCACTTCTGGAGAGGCAGTTAAACTCTGGATGTCGGCTTGAACTTGTAAACACCATCACCTTGTCTACTTTGGGACAAGCTGTCATAGGTGATGCATCAAAACGACGAAGCACAACTGTGGTGGCTCAGGCATCTTCAGCAACAA GATCTCAACTCACTCCAGCCGAGCCAAGGTCAACTGAAAGCATAGCTGCACAACCACCCACTGATGAAGCACAAACACAAA ATGTTGGCCCTTCGCACCATTGTGGGCAGCATTGTGCAACACTTACTGCCATCAGCAACCTCAGGCCCTGTAGAACAATGTGGTCAGCTGGAGGAGATCATCCCCTCCAGGAACAGCTG GTCAGCTATGTTCTGGATGAGGGTAGGCCTGCCAATGAAATTATGATTAAGGATGGCCCTACATGTTTGACCAGAGAGAACCTGTTATCTTTAGGTCTAAACAGGGAAATGGACTCAATG GTGGGAAATGCTTGTCTGAGGCTTGTTAAGGAGATGGTTGAGTTACAG GGGAAAAAGGTCTTTATTATGGACCTCCACATCCCCCCAACATGGCTCCCACCCTTGAGTTGTGACCCTCTAGGCAGTCTTCCT GTCAACTCCACCGAGAAAGATGCACTTATATTCCCGCTGTGGACACAAGGCCATTTTTTGCTATGT GGGCTACCCCTACAACATTATGGGATTGACTGTGGACTATTTATGGTTATG TATACCTGGTACATAACTGTGGAGGCAGCCTTTGATTTCACCACC TCTGACATGCCATATCTGAGGAGTTGGTGGTGCAAGGATTTGCTCGAGAACCTTGAGATTGAGGG ACATGGTCGAAGATTTGCGCATTTTACACAGGAAGGCAGGAAGATGGGGGATGGAAGTCTGCCGCCCGTTTTTCGTGTCCTTAGGAAAAGGAGATACAGCACTTTG gtacctACGATCCCAGCAAAGATGTTAAGGGTTTCACAGGATGGGGCTGTGGCCACTGACATTTTGCAG TTGCCCGATGACATTCTCCAGAGGATCCTTGTCTTTGTAGTTCTACAAGACGGCTGCTCTGCAATCCCGAGGCTGGCTCTGACATGCCAGAGATTAAACAACATTGTCAGCCAGGAGCATTTTCAGCAGGAGGCACACTTCAGCTGGCTTGATA gtgtagTGAATTGGAAAAGACTTTCAGAGAGACACCGTCAAATGCACAGAAAGCCGTACACCATCTCTATATGCAGCCGCCTACAATGCAGCCAGCTTTACAAAGACTGTGGGGCTGGCTACCAGGGAAATGGACAACGGGGAGTGCTTTTGGGGTTTTACTCCTCAGATGACAACCCTGGCTACTGTAGCTGGGATTGCTTTTTGGATGATGGAGGTCTTGAACAGtga
- the LOC127662840 gene encoding uncharacterized protein LOC127662840 has translation MVSLGLKNERSAKLLPTAVPSVNANLSACPVPRSRDTVCRKREIATMLTDASQQETVDSVDTVESVDTGDQPLPSSTSDAGTQCSLKPPRWSHAVQVNLKPKMVSVGTQTSFGTQTSTPLASPEQTDEDDDNASVISDLSWVPEEPMHEEDLFDDEPPYTCDPHHNGIDKFIVCQEELMGLFVICPACCERSDSSIVQQEGTFLKIKQVCASCGYHRFWQNQPMLHRNMPTCNLLLSGAIHFTGCLATQTLRMLTLFGLQCISASSYFRHQRRYTIPVIVQAWQNDQAKNFSDLRAMDGGLVLAGDCRSDSPGHCLQVWILLSDRGQSEQGGGCSACSELRGPQQLMV, from the exons ATGGTCTCACTTGGATTAAAAAATGAGAGGAGTGCTAAATTACTTCCTACCGCCGTGCCGTCTGTGAACGCAAACCTCTCTGCTTGCCCCGTCCCGAGGTCGAGAGACACCGTCTGCCGCAAGCGAGAAATTGCCAcg ATGTTGACAGACGCCTCACAGCAGGAGACTGTGGACAGTGTAGATACTGTGGAGAGTGTCGATACTGGGGATCAGCCCTTGCCCTCCTCCACTTCTGACGCTGGGACACAGTGTTCTTTGAAGCCCCCCCGATGGTCTCACG CTGTGCAGGTTAACCTGAAGCCCAAGATGGTCAGCGTGGGCACACAGACATCATTCGGCACACAAACCTCCACTCCCCTTGCTAGTCctgaacagacagatgaagatgatgataatgCCTCTGTCATCAGTGACTTATCGTGGGTGCCCGAAGAGCCGATGCATGAGGAGGACTTGTTTGATGATGAGCCACCTTACACGTGTGACCCCCATCACAA tGGCATTGACAAATTCATTGTTTGCCAAGAGGAGCTGATGGGCCTTTTTGTTATCTGTCCGGCCTGTTGTGAGAGGTCAGATAGTAGCATCGTGCAGCAGGAAGGAACTTTTCTTAAGATCAAGCAG gTCTGTGCATCATGTGGCTACCACCGTTTCTGGCAAAACCAGCCAATGCTCCACAGGAACATGCCGACCTGCAACCTCCTGTTAAGCGGGGCCATTCATTTCACTGGATGTTTGGCCACCCAGACATTAAGAATGTTGACTCTGTTTGGCCTGCAGTGCATCAGTGCGAGCAGTTACTTTCGCCATCAGCGCCGCTACACCATCCCTGTAATCGTTCAGGCCTGGCAAAACGATCAAGCGAAGAATTTTAGTGACCTACGGGCAATGGATGGCGGGCTAGTTCTTGCTGGTGACTGCAG GTCAGATTCTCCTGGGCACTGCTTGCAAGTATGGATCCTACTCTCTGATCGAGGACAGAGTGAACAAGGTGGTGGATGTTCAGCTTGTTCAG AGCTCAGAGGTCCCCAACAGCTCATGGTGTGA